The proteins below are encoded in one region of Thunnus maccoyii chromosome 24, fThuMac1.1, whole genome shotgun sequence:
- the LOC121892171 gene encoding 1-phosphatidylinositol 4,5-bisphosphate phosphodiesterase delta-1-like — protein sequence MSCVSAPEDTMKRLQRKKKISRSVELLQEPGLQEPGSPARSQSMIDMSAEFLGMEDDPDLQFLLRGGDLLKVRSSFWKKTRHYRLKEDCRTVWYKSKKTFKTKQTFSLDDIEEVREGRQSEGLKKYIEEQMEGRCFSIIFKGRRKKLDLIASSEEEAKQWVSSLQKMVSNINNLSDQQKADHWIISCLMKSDENKDDKWSQSEVKNFLQLINIEVDDNYAETLFKESNKSKSGYLSAEEIEHFYDLLTQRKEIGVLYRRYATTTGFMSPENLVEFLMKEQREKTTLADAHKIIKKFPPCPHSAKEKKLLSKDGFLMYLQNPEALVLNPEHKKVYQDMSQPLNHYFISSSHNTYLMEDQLKGPSSTEAYINALKKGCRCVELDCWDGSDDEPVISHGHTLTSKILFKDVIEVIKEYAFKTSDYPVILSLENHCSVKQQRVMAHHMTSILGSALVTSPLGEGMPTNFPSPEELKRKFLIKGKRLNKLETCFATEAATDEDTDVTEEEEFSDEDELEEEEKRKKLAKELSNLVIYCESVHFHGFKHARKNQSFYEMSSFQEGKAMDLAEKWANAYIHHNVDKLSRIYPKGTRTNSSNYNPVPLWNAGCQIVALNFQTTCKNMDLNQGRFLINGKSGYILKPAYMRDRSTKFNPKHKMLYITVISAQQLPKVNQKKSSIVDPLVKVEVYGVPDDEQVQETSHVENNGFNPKWNTKFQFDVHVPELALVRFVVKDHESMSANEFVAQYTLPFNSLKMGYRHVPLLDKNGDPLPSAGLFVRINVLDVE from the exons ATGAGCTG TGTTTCAGCACCTGAGGACACCATGAAACGtctgcaaagaaagaaaaaaatcagcagatCTGTGGAATTACTCCAGGAGCCAGGACTCCAGGAGCCGGGCTCCCCTGCCAGGAGCCAGTCGATGATAGACATGAGCGCAGAGTTCCTGG GTATGGAGGACGACCCGGACCTCCAGTTCCTTCTACGGGGAGGAGACCTACTCAAGGTCCGCTCCTCATTCTGGAAGAAGACCCGCCATTACAGACTCAAGGAGGACTGCAGGACCGTGTGGTACAAATCGAAGAAAACCTTCAAGACAAAGCAGACCT TTTCACTTGATGACATCGAGGAGGTTCGAGAGGGCCGTCAGTCGGAGGGCTTGAAGAAGTACATAGAGGAGCAGATGGAGGGCCGCTGCTTCTCCATCATCTTCAAGGGGCGCCGCAAGAAACTGGATCTCATTGCCAGCTCAGAAGAGGAGGCCAAGCAGTGGGTCAGCAGCCTGCAGAAAATGGTCTCCAACATAAACAACCTCAGCGACCAGCAGAAGGCAGACCA CTGGATCATCAGCTGCCTGATGAAGTCAGATGAGAACAAAGATGACAAGTGGAGTCAGTCAGAGGTCAAGAACTTCCTGCAACTGATAAACATCGAAGTGGACGACAACTATGCAGAAACACTCTTCAAG GAGTCCAACAAATCAAAATCTGGATACTTGTCTGCAGAAGAGATCGAACATTTCTATGACCTGTTGACCCAACGGAAGGAAATCGGGGTGCTCTACAGAAGGTATGCTACAACCACAGGCTTCATGAGCCCTGAAAACCTGGTGGAGTTCCTGAtgaaagaacagagagagaaaacaacgCTGGCTGACGCACACAAGATTATTAAGAAG TTCCCGCCTTGTCCTCATTCAGCCAAAGAGAAGAAGCTGCTGTCCAAAGATGGCTTCCTCATGTACCTGCAAAATCCTGAGGCCTTGGTCCTCAATCCAGAGCACAAGAAGGTGTACCAGGACATGAGCCAGCCTCTCAACCACTACTTCATCTCCTCCTCGCATAACACCTATCTCATGGAGGATCAGCTCAAAGGGCCCAGCAGCACCGAGGCTTATATCAA TGCTCTGAAGAAGGGCTGCCGCTGTGTGGAGCTGGACTGCTGGGATGGATCAGATGACGAGCCAGTGATCTCTCATGGCCACACACTCACCTCCAAGATCCTCTTCAAAGACGTGATCGAAGTTATCAAGGAGTATGCCTTTAAG ACGTCCGATTACCCAGTGATCCTCTCCCTGGAGAACCACTGCAgtgtgaagcagcagagagTTATGGCCCACCATATGACCTCCATCCTGGGCAGTGCACTCGTCACCTCTCCTTTGGGGGAAGGAATGCCCACAAACTTCCCTTCTCCTGag GAGCTAAAGCGGAAGTTCCTGATTAAAGGGAAGAGGTTAAACAAACTTGAGACCTGCTTTGCTACTGAGGCGGCCACTGATGAGGACACCGATGTGACGGAGGAGGAAGAGTTCAGTGATGAGGATGaactggaggaggaagaaaagaggaag AAACTAGCGAAAGAGCTGTCCAACTTGGTGATCTACTGTGAGAGCGTCCACTTCCACGGCTTTAAGCATGCCAGAAAGAACCAGAGCTTCTACGAGATGTCTTCCTTCCAGGAAGGAAAGGCCATGGATCTGGCAGAGAAATGGG CTAATGCCTACATCCATCATAATGTGGACAAGCTGAGCCGCATCTATCCAAAAGGCACCAGGACTAACTCGTCCAACTACAACCCAGTACCCCTGTGGAACGCTGGCTGCCAAATCG TGGCCTTAAACTTCCAGACGACCTGCAAGAACATGGATTTGAACCAGGGCAGATTCCTGATCAATGGGAAAAGCGGCTACATCCTGAAACCAGCCTATATGAGAGACAGATCCACAAAATTCAACCCCAAGCACAAGATGCTCTATATCACG GTTATATCAGCCCAGCAGCTCCCCAAAGTGAACCAGAAGAAATCTTCCATTGTTGACCCGCTGGTTAAAGTGGAGGTCTATGGAGTGCCAGATGATGAACAAGTGCAAGAGACCAGTCATGTTGAAAACAATG GTTTTAACCCAAAGTGGAACACAAAATTCCAGTTTGATGTGCACGTGCCAGAGCTGGCACTGGTGCGCTTTGTTGTGAAAGACCATGAATCCATGTCTGCTAATGAGTTTGTTGCACAGTACACACTTCCATTCAACAGCTTAAAAATGG GATACAGACATGTGCCTCTGCTTGATAAAAACGGAGACCCTCTCCCCTCAGCTGGACTCTTCGTGCGCATCAATGTCCTCGATGTTGAATAA
- the LOC121892087 gene encoding arachidonate 12-lipoxygenase, 12R-type-like isoform X1, with the protein MQVDTLNNLSNKDRQNSRCFTLRLKLVLFPDRVQQFWRNDTFFGYQFLNGVNPMMIQRCTVLPENFPVTDDMVFPTGRWTLEDEMQKGNIFLCDYKLLDGVKTNVIHDKKQYLAAPLVLLHRTADDELMPIAIQLKQKPAEDNPIFLPTDSEYDWLTAKIFVRSADFNMHQLNFHLLRTHLLAEVFAVSLLRNVPKVHPLYKLLIPHTRYTLQINSLARQLLISHDGVFTKFAASGGEGMITILRRAQSSLTYSSLCIPDDIAERGLHSAPNFYYRDDGLRLWDIIHRFVQGLLQHCYKSDAEVQEDSELQSWIVHIFEHGFLLQDSTGIPNSFCTVAEVVKFVTMVIFTCSGQHSVVSSGQYDYGGWMPNTPISLQRPPPTKKGTTSEATMLQMFPDISTTVHGMSTMWLLSRHSTDFVPLGHYPEDHFTEEVPRKRIHAFQEDLKHLNKDIKTRNKSLDIPYTYLDPAVVENSVAL; encoded by the exons atgcaagtggacacCTTGAACAATCTTAGCAACAAAGATAGACAGAACAGCAGGTGTTTCACCTTGAGGTTGAAACTTGTTCTTTTTCCAGATCGTGTTCAACAGTTTTGGAGGAACGACACCTTTTTTGGCTACCAGTTCCTAAACGGTGTCAACCCCATGATGATCCAGCGTTGTACAGTCCTGCCTGAGAACTTCCCTGTCACTGATGACATGGTTTTCCCCACTGGTCGGTGGACATTAGAGGATGAAATGCAG AAAGGAAACATATTCCTGTGTGACTACAAGCTTTTGGATGGAGTGAAGACAAACGTCATCCATGACAAGAAGCAGTACCTGGCAGCTCCCCTCGTCTTGCTCCACAGAACTGCTGATGATGAGCTGATGCCCATTGCTATTCAG CTGAAGCAGAAGCCAGCAGAAGACAATCCCATCTTCTTGCCTACTGACTCTGAGTATGACTGGTTGACAGCCAAGATTTTTGTGAGAAGCGCAGACTTCAACATGCATCAACTCAATTTTCACCTGCTGCGCACTCACCTGCTGGCTGAAGTTTTTGCAGTGTCACTGCTGCGCAATGTGCCCAAAGTACATCCACTGTACAAG CTCCTCATTCCTCACACTCGTTACACTCTACAGATCAACAGCTTAGCCCGACAACTACTGATATCGCATGACGGAGTTTTCACAAAG TTTGCAGCTTCTGGTGGAGAGGGCATGATCACAATCCTGAGGAGAGCACAGTCCTCACTGACCTACAGCTCCCTCTGCATACCAGATGACATCGCTGAGCGTGGACTGCACTCTGCACCAAACTTCTACTACAGAGATGATGGACTCAGGCTGTGGGATATCATCCACAG GTTTGTGCAGGGACTGCTCCAACACTGCTACAAGAGTGATGCTGAGGTCCAGGAAGATTCCGAACTGCAGAGCTGGATTGTGCACATTTTTGAGCATGGATTCCTTCTCCAAGACAGCACAG GAATTCCCAACAGTTTCTGCACTGTGGCTGAGGTGGTCAAGTTTGTCACCATGGTTATTTTCACCTGCTCAGGCCAACACTCTGTTGTCAGCTCCGGACAG TATGACTATGGTGGTTGGATGCCCAACACTCCTATCTCCCTGCAACGGCCTCCGCCTACCAAAAAAGGGACAACGAGTGAGGCCACCATGCTGCAGATGTTCCCCGACATCAGTACAACAGTTCACGGCATGAGCACCATGTGGCTCCTCAGCAGGCATTCCACTGACTTT GTCCCGCTTGGCCATTACCCAGAGGACCATTTCACTGAGGAAGTTCCCCGCAAGAGGATTCATGCTTTTCAAGAAGAccttaaacatttaaataaagataTCAAAACCAGAAACAAGAGTCTGGACATCCCATACACATACCTGGAcccagcagtggtggaaaatagtGTGGCCCTTTGA
- the LOC121892087 gene encoding arachidonate 12-lipoxygenase, 12R-type-like isoform X2: protein MNYIYQVYRSRRTDISDRVQQFWRNDTFFGYQFLNGVNPMMIQRCTVLPENFPVTDDMVFPTGRWTLEDEMQKGNIFLCDYKLLDGVKTNVIHDKKQYLAAPLVLLHRTADDELMPIAIQLKQKPAEDNPIFLPTDSEYDWLTAKIFVRSADFNMHQLNFHLLRTHLLAEVFAVSLLRNVPKVHPLYKLLIPHTRYTLQINSLARQLLISHDGVFTKFAASGGEGMITILRRAQSSLTYSSLCIPDDIAERGLHSAPNFYYRDDGLRLWDIIHRFVQGLLQHCYKSDAEVQEDSELQSWIVHIFEHGFLLQDSTGIPNSFCTVAEVVKFVTMVIFTCSGQHSVVSSGQYDYGGWMPNTPISLQRPPPTKKGTTSEATMLQMFPDISTTVHGMSTMWLLSRHSTDFVPLGHYPEDHFTEEVPRKRIHAFQEDLKHLNKDIKTRNKSLDIPYTYLDPAVVENSVAL, encoded by the exons ATGAATTATATTTACCAAGTGTACCGCTCCAGGCGGACGGATATATCAG ATCGTGTTCAACAGTTTTGGAGGAACGACACCTTTTTTGGCTACCAGTTCCTAAACGGTGTCAACCCCATGATGATCCAGCGTTGTACAGTCCTGCCTGAGAACTTCCCTGTCACTGATGACATGGTTTTCCCCACTGGTCGGTGGACATTAGAGGATGAAATGCAG AAAGGAAACATATTCCTGTGTGACTACAAGCTTTTGGATGGAGTGAAGACAAACGTCATCCATGACAAGAAGCAGTACCTGGCAGCTCCCCTCGTCTTGCTCCACAGAACTGCTGATGATGAGCTGATGCCCATTGCTATTCAG CTGAAGCAGAAGCCAGCAGAAGACAATCCCATCTTCTTGCCTACTGACTCTGAGTATGACTGGTTGACAGCCAAGATTTTTGTGAGAAGCGCAGACTTCAACATGCATCAACTCAATTTTCACCTGCTGCGCACTCACCTGCTGGCTGAAGTTTTTGCAGTGTCACTGCTGCGCAATGTGCCCAAAGTACATCCACTGTACAAG CTCCTCATTCCTCACACTCGTTACACTCTACAGATCAACAGCTTAGCCCGACAACTACTGATATCGCATGACGGAGTTTTCACAAAG TTTGCAGCTTCTGGTGGAGAGGGCATGATCACAATCCTGAGGAGAGCACAGTCCTCACTGACCTACAGCTCCCTCTGCATACCAGATGACATCGCTGAGCGTGGACTGCACTCTGCACCAAACTTCTACTACAGAGATGATGGACTCAGGCTGTGGGATATCATCCACAG GTTTGTGCAGGGACTGCTCCAACACTGCTACAAGAGTGATGCTGAGGTCCAGGAAGATTCCGAACTGCAGAGCTGGATTGTGCACATTTTTGAGCATGGATTCCTTCTCCAAGACAGCACAG GAATTCCCAACAGTTTCTGCACTGTGGCTGAGGTGGTCAAGTTTGTCACCATGGTTATTTTCACCTGCTCAGGCCAACACTCTGTTGTCAGCTCCGGACAG TATGACTATGGTGGTTGGATGCCCAACACTCCTATCTCCCTGCAACGGCCTCCGCCTACCAAAAAAGGGACAACGAGTGAGGCCACCATGCTGCAGATGTTCCCCGACATCAGTACAACAGTTCACGGCATGAGCACCATGTGGCTCCTCAGCAGGCATTCCACTGACTTT GTCCCGCTTGGCCATTACCCAGAGGACCATTTCACTGAGGAAGTTCCCCGCAAGAGGATTCATGCTTTTCAAGAAGAccttaaacatttaaataaagataTCAAAACCAGAAACAAGAGTCTGGACATCCCATACACATACCTGGAcccagcagtggtggaaaatagtGTGGCCCTTTGA
- the LOC121892089 gene encoding hydroperoxide isomerase ALOXE3-like: MIELHKRHDPSFSEESWFLARVQVNSPEGDTYNFPVYHWIDDRKVYLREATALKDSDDIHHLSRKSREKELNQRKEHYRWDVYLEGIPHCVKAHSPLCLPCEVRFSFTTIQMGFTGATG; encoded by the exons ATGATAGAGCTACACAAAAGGCATGACCCTTCATTCTCTGAAGAGTCCTGGTTCCTTGCCAGGGTGCAAGTCAACTCTCCAGAGGGAGACACGTACAACTTTCCTGTCTACCACTGGATTGATGACAGAAAGGTTTACCTCAGAGAGGCAACTG CTCTGAAAGATTCTGATGACATTCATCATCTTAGCAGGAAGAGTAGGGAGAAGGAGCTAAACCAGAGAAAGGAGCACTATCG CTGGGATGTATATTTAGAAGGAATACCCCACTGTGTAAAAGCACATAGCCCTCTTTGTCTGCCCTGTGAGGTCCGTTTCTCCTTCACAACTATTCAGATGGGATTCACTGGAGCCACAGGGTGA